One genomic window of Peromyscus maniculatus bairdii isolate BWxNUB_F1_BW_parent chromosome 2, HU_Pman_BW_mat_3.1, whole genome shotgun sequence includes the following:
- the Ubiad1 gene encoding ubiA prenyltransferase domain-containing protein 1 isoform X1, producing the protein MAALQAPGERINIQAGETTRVEDRDPLGNDWAGQDRLPQRSWRQKCASYVLALRPWSFSASLTPVALGSALAYRSQGALDPRLLVGCAVAVLAVHGAGNLVNTYYDFSKGIDHKKSDDRTLVDRILEPRDVVRFGVFLYTLGCVCAACLYYLSTLKLEHLALIYFGGLSGSFLYTGGIGFKYVALGDLIILITFGPLAVMFAYAVQVGSLAIFPLVYAIPLALSTEAILHSNNTRDMESDQEAGIVTLAILIGPTFSYVLYNTLLFLPYLIFSILATHCSISLALPLLTIPMAFSLERQFRSQAFNKLPQRTAKLNLLLGLFYVFGIILAPAGSLPRL; encoded by the exons ATGGCTGCGTTGCAGGCCCCGGGggagaggattaatatccaggcAGGAGAGACGACCAGGGTTGAGGACAGGGACCCACTGGGGAACGACTGGGCTGGGCAGGACAGGCTTCCCCAGCGTTCCTGGAGACAGAAGTGCGCCTCCTATGTGTTGGCCCTGAGGCCCTGGAGCTTCAGTGCCTCGCTCACCCCCGTGGCCCTGGGCAGTGCCTTGGCCTACAGATCCCAGGGTGCCCTGGATCCCAGGCTCTTGGTGGGTTGTGCCGTGGCTGTGCTGGCTGTGCACGGGGCCGGCAATTTGGTCAACACTTACTATGACTTTTCCAAGGGCATTGACCACAAAAAGAGTGATGACAGGACTCTGGTGGACCGAATCTTGGAGCCCCGGGATGTTGTGCGATTTGGAGTCTTCCTCTACACCTTGGGCTGTGTCTGTGCTGCCTGCCTGTACTACCTGtctaccctgaaactggagcatTTGGCCCTCATCTACTTTGGAGGCCTTTCCGGCTCCTTCCTCTACACAGGAG GAATTGGATTCAAGTATGTGGCACTGGGAGacctcatcatcctcatcactTTCGGCCCACTGGCTGTGATGTTCGCCTACGCTGTCCAGGTGGGGTCCTTGGCCATCTTCCCTCTAGTCTATGCCATCCCTCTGGCCCTCAGCACGGAGGCCATTCTCCATTCCAACAACACCAGGGACATGGAGTCTGACCAGGAAGCCGGCATTGTCACGCTGGCCATCCTCATCGGACCCACCTTCTCCTATGTGCTCTACAACACGCTACTCTTTCTGCCCTACCTGATCTTCAGCATCCTGGCCACACACTGCAGCATCAGCCTGGCGCTGCCCCTGCTCACCATCCCCATGGCCTTCTCCCTTGAGAGGCAGTTCCGCAGCCAGGCTTTCAACAAGCTGCCCCAGAGGACAGCCAAGCTCAACCTCCTGCTGGGGCTTTTCTACGTCTTTGGCATCATCCTGGCACCAGCAGGCAGTCTGCCGAGACTCTGA
- the Ubiad1 gene encoding ubiA prenyltransferase domain-containing protein 1 isoform X2, with amino-acid sequence MAALQAPGERINIQAGETTRVEDRDPLGNDWAGQDRLPQRSWRQKCASYVLALRPWSFSASLTPVALGSALAYRSQGALDPRLLVGCAVAVLAVHGAGNLVNTYYDFSKGIDHKKSDDRTLVDRILEPRDVVRFGVFLYTLGCVCAACLYYLSTLKLEHLALIYFGGLSGSFLYTGDRISLCNSPDCPGTRSVDQIGLEITEIRLPLPLECWD; translated from the exons ATGGCTGCGTTGCAGGCCCCGGGggagaggattaatatccaggcAGGAGAGACGACCAGGGTTGAGGACAGGGACCCACTGGGGAACGACTGGGCTGGGCAGGACAGGCTTCCCCAGCGTTCCTGGAGACAGAAGTGCGCCTCCTATGTGTTGGCCCTGAGGCCCTGGAGCTTCAGTGCCTCGCTCACCCCCGTGGCCCTGGGCAGTGCCTTGGCCTACAGATCCCAGGGTGCCCTGGATCCCAGGCTCTTGGTGGGTTGTGCCGTGGCTGTGCTGGCTGTGCACGGGGCCGGCAATTTGGTCAACACTTACTATGACTTTTCCAAGGGCATTGACCACAAAAAGAGTGATGACAGGACTCTGGTGGACCGAATCTTGGAGCCCCGGGATGTTGTGCGATTTGGAGTCTTCCTCTACACCTTGGGCTGTGTCTGTGCTGCCTGCCTGTACTACCTGtctaccctgaaactggagcatTTGGCCCTCATCTACTTTGGAGGCCTTTCCGGCTCCTTCCTCTACACAGGAG acaggatttctctgtgtaacagccctgactgtcctggaactcgctctgtagaccagattggccttgagatcacagagatccgcctgcctctgcctctggagtgctgggattaa